One Gemmatimonadota bacterium DNA window includes the following coding sequences:
- a CDS encoding type II secretion system protein, producing the protein MRHAPTRRGFTIIEMLVVMVVLGILATLGFARLQNTKDKATIASMTSDLRAVTEEQEAFYFDHRFYSITTDSLNPNYTAGNTITIHEATASGWSGSVANPKVTKQCYVVVGNAAPVGTATNDGAISCS; encoded by the coding sequence ATGCGACACGCCCCCACCCGGCGCGGCTTCACGATCATCGAGATGCTGGTGGTCATGGTGGTCCTCGGCATCCTGGCCACGCTGGGCTTCGCCCGGCTGCAGAACACCAAGGACAAGGCCACCATCGCCAGCATGACCTCCGACCTCCGGGCCGTCACCGAGGAGCAGGAGGCGTTCTACTTCGACCACCGCTTCTACAGCATCACCACCGACTCGCTCAACCCCAACTACACCGCGGGCAACACCATCACCATCCACGAGGCCACCGCCTCGGGCTGGTCCGGCAGCGTGGCCAACCCCAAGGTCACCAAGCAGTGCTACGTGGTGGTGGGCAACGCCGCGCCGGTCGGCACGGCCACGAACGACGGGGCGATCAGCTGTTCGTAG
- a CDS encoding ferredoxin family protein yields the protein MAYVITEACIGVKDRACVDVCPVDCIYEGEDQLYIHPDECIDCGACEPECPVNAIFPEEDVPANQQTFIAKNKDAFTSDTPPGKPKK from the coding sequence ATGGCCTACGTGATCACTGAAGCCTGCATCGGCGTCAAGGATCGCGCCTGCGTGGACGTCTGTCCCGTGGATTGCATCTACGAGGGCGAGGACCAGCTCTACATCCACCCGGACGAGTGCATCGACTGCGGCGCCTGCGAGCCGGAGTGCCCGGTCAACGCCATCTTCCCGGAAGAGGACGTCCCGGCCAACCAGCAGACCTTCATCGCCAAGAACAAGGACGCGTTCACCAGCGACACGCCGCCGGGCAAGCCCAAGAAGTAG
- a CDS encoding MMPL family transporter, with translation MASALSRALIRWRWAIIVVWAVIGYVAAEKSPQVVQVLNVRGGTREPTEAGAADILLRTRFARPLNDFFAVTLQAPAPVDSGPGALLLDSLLAKFSRQPWLGTVASFRSTGDSTFISKDGRTTFVVVAVNADKGDSVARLVAPVRALVQEAFRQTGVDSASHQVRVTGRSPLDLDVRTVVAADSKRGELRLLPLTAGILLLAFGALVAAVLPLIIGFLAIWVTLAVVVILADYTPMSVFVLNMTTMLGLGVGIDYSLLIVTRFREELNRGLRRQEAAARALSTAGAAVLTSGMTVVVGFAALLLTPLVETQSVGIGGLVVVAVAVALSTTLLPALLAVLGRQIDRPRWLARRLTWYHAPGAWEKWARSLSRNPVRALTIGGAVIALLTAPVFWIKIGLPARNWWPTATEAGQGVQTLEAMGVANIILPVRMVIELPEGQSAVSAASLRGLRALSDSLKADGRVAQVRSLVDLEPGMGILEYSILYGNLEDARTRYGGFLDAYLSTDQRVTLIDVVLKDTTSLTSGMDLSRHARTLAKVPPKQLRGATIVVGGYTAASLDLQEVLLRRFPMLVVLILGCTGLMLAIVFRSVLVPIKAVIMNTLSVSATFGLIVLVFQHGIGAGLFGLDGPTSAIFVVVPVLVFAVVFGLSMDYEVFLLARVKEAFDKTGNNEKATEEGLSATASVITSAALIMILVFGVFAFARVLAMQFLGFGLAVAVLLDATIIRMVLVPAIMHLAGEWNWWPGYRRKPKATTNS, from the coding sequence GTGGCTTCCGCTCTCTCGCGCGCCCTGATCCGCTGGCGCTGGGCCATCATCGTCGTCTGGGCGGTGATCGGCTACGTGGCGGCGGAGAAGTCCCCCCAGGTCGTGCAGGTGCTCAACGTGCGCGGCGGCACCCGGGAGCCCACCGAGGCGGGCGCGGCCGACATCCTGCTCCGCACCCGGTTCGCGCGGCCGCTCAACGACTTCTTCGCCGTCACCCTGCAGGCGCCGGCCCCGGTGGACAGCGGCCCCGGCGCGCTGCTGCTCGACAGCCTCCTCGCCAAGTTCTCCCGCCAGCCGTGGCTCGGCACGGTGGCGTCGTTCCGGAGCACCGGCGACTCCACGTTCATCAGCAAGGACGGCCGCACCACCTTCGTGGTGGTGGCGGTGAACGCCGACAAGGGCGACAGCGTGGCCAGGCTGGTGGCGCCGGTCCGCGCCCTGGTGCAGGAGGCCTTCCGCCAGACCGGCGTGGACTCCGCCAGCCACCAGGTGCGGGTCACCGGCCGCTCCCCGCTCGACCTCGACGTGCGCACCGTGGTGGCCGCCGACAGCAAGCGCGGCGAGCTCCGCCTGCTGCCGCTCACGGCGGGGATCCTGCTGCTCGCCTTCGGGGCGCTGGTGGCGGCGGTGCTGCCGCTCATCATCGGGTTCCTGGCCATCTGGGTGACCCTCGCGGTGGTGGTGATCCTCGCCGACTACACGCCGATGTCGGTCTTCGTGCTCAACATGACGACCATGCTCGGCCTCGGCGTGGGCATCGACTACTCGCTGCTCATCGTCACCCGGTTCCGGGAGGAGCTGAACCGCGGGCTGCGCCGCCAGGAGGCCGCCGCCCGCGCGCTCAGCACCGCCGGCGCCGCGGTGCTCACCTCCGGGATGACGGTGGTGGTGGGCTTCGCGGCGCTGCTGCTCACCCCGCTGGTGGAGACGCAGTCGGTGGGGATCGGCGGGCTGGTGGTGGTGGCGGTGGCGGTGGCGCTCTCCACCACGCTGCTCCCCGCGCTGCTCGCGGTGCTGGGCCGCCAGATCGACCGGCCCCGCTGGCTGGCGCGGCGGCTCACCTGGTACCACGCGCCCGGCGCCTGGGAGAAGTGGGCCCGCAGTCTCTCCCGCAACCCGGTGCGCGCCCTCACCATCGGCGGGGCGGTGATCGCGCTGCTCACCGCGCCGGTGTTCTGGATCAAGATCGGGCTGCCGGCGCGCAACTGGTGGCCCACCGCCACCGAGGCCGGCCAGGGGGTGCAGACCCTCGAGGCCATGGGCGTGGCCAACATCATCCTGCCGGTGCGGATGGTGATCGAGCTGCCCGAGGGGCAGAGCGCGGTGTCGGCGGCCAGCCTGCGCGGGCTCAGGGCGCTCTCCGATTCGCTCAAGGCCGACGGCCGGGTGGCGCAGGTGCGCAGCCTGGTGGACCTCGAGCCGGGGATGGGCATCCTCGAGTACTCGATCCTCTACGGCAACCTCGAGGACGCCCGGACCCGCTACGGCGGCTTCCTCGACGCGTACCTCTCCACCGACCAGCGGGTGACGCTGATCGACGTGGTGCTCAAGGACACCACCAGCCTCACCTCGGGGATGGACCTCTCGCGCCACGCGCGGACCCTCGCCAAGGTCCCGCCCAAGCAGCTGCGCGGGGCCACGATCGTGGTGGGGGGCTACACCGCCGCGAGCCTGGACCTGCAGGAGGTGCTGCTGCGCCGCTTCCCGATGCTGGTGGTGCTCATCCTGGGCTGCACCGGGCTCATGCTGGCCATCGTGTTCCGCTCGGTGCTGGTGCCGATCAAGGCGGTCATCATGAACACCCTCTCGGTGAGCGCCACCTTCGGCCTCATCGTGCTGGTGTTCCAGCACGGCATCGGCGCCGGCCTCTTCGGGCTCGACGGCCCCACCTCGGCGATCTTCGTGGTGGTGCCGGTGCTGGTCTTCGCCGTGGTGTTCGGGCTCAGCATGGACTACGAGGTGTTCCTGCTGGCCCGGGTCAAGGAGGCGTTCGACAAGACCGGCAACAACGAGAAGGCCACCGAGGAGGGGCTCTCCGCCACCGCCTCGGTGATCACCAGCGCCGCGCTGATCATGATCCTGGTCTTCGGGGTGTTCGCCTTTGCCCGGGTGCTGGCGATGCAGTTCCTGGGCTTCGGGCTGGCGGTGGCGGTGCTGCTCGACGCCACGATCATCCGGATGGTGCTGGTGCCGGCCATCATGCACCTGGCGGGGGAGTGGAACTGGTGGCCGGGGTACCGGCGCAAGCCCAAGGCCACTACGAACAGCTGA
- a CDS encoding matrixin family metalloprotease: protein MLRRALLLLLATLVALTAWGRLRARRTAAATGAVAGAAPAPRADLTLDAARDHRAGPPLELPGIVPLDSLTRLGVRTQLTAQVERHFLDSLFSETDSIVRHWPGGMHVIRVAIVPGGASGFLPEMVGDVRWALDAWNPAAVGLRWLEEADSSQADFLIQWADTLEADRAGVTDVTWDRGGRIRRTVLTLVTRSPSSGRPLPPESRRAVALHEIGHALGLPHSSHAADVMYPIATALALSDRDRFSLRFLYELPTGFIGR, encoded by the coding sequence ATGCTCCGCCGCGCCCTGCTGCTGCTGCTGGCCACCCTCGTGGCGCTCACCGCCTGGGGGCGGCTGCGCGCCCGCCGGACGGCCGCGGCCACCGGCGCAGTGGCTGGGGCGGCGCCGGCGCCCCGCGCCGACCTGACCCTCGATGCCGCCCGCGATCACCGGGCCGGCCCCCCGCTCGAACTGCCGGGCATCGTCCCGCTCGACTCGCTCACCCGGCTCGGCGTCCGCACCCAGCTCACCGCCCAGGTGGAGCGGCACTTCCTCGATTCGCTCTTCTCCGAGACCGACTCGATCGTCCGCCACTGGCCCGGCGGCATGCACGTGATCCGGGTGGCGATCGTGCCCGGGGGCGCCAGCGGCTTCCTCCCCGAGATGGTGGGCGACGTGCGCTGGGCGCTCGACGCGTGGAATCCCGCCGCGGTGGGGCTCCGCTGGCTCGAGGAGGCCGACAGCAGTCAGGCCGATTTCCTCATCCAGTGGGCCGACACCCTCGAGGCCGACCGCGCCGGCGTCACCGACGTGACCTGGGACCGCGGCGGCCGGATCCGCCGCACGGTGCTCACCCTCGTGACCCGTTCTCCCTCGTCGGGGCGCCCGCTGCCACCGGAGAGCCGCCGCGCCGTGGCGCTGCACGAGATCGGGCACGCGCTGGGGCTGCCGCATTCGAGCCACGCCGCGGACGTGATGTACCCGATCGCGACGGCGCTGGCGCTGAGTGACCGGGACCGGTTCTCGCTGCGGTTCCTGTACGAGCTGCCGACGGGATTCATTGGGCGGTAG
- a CDS encoding pyridoxal-phosphate dependent enzyme: MTLPLEAHLRRPLVRRPLARLPSPLESHPALAAECGLASFLVKRDDLAGGNKRRALEWLLPAAGPALVTMGAYGSTWCAALAAATGGTGQRAEVALFPQPWSAAVAGALGTTVAGAGVHLAARRWQLPLAVARAWRAARRHGPVTWLPAGGATPLGVLGSVNALLECAGQLTAEGFPRPEAIVVPYGSGGTAAGLLVGAGLLGWPVTIVAVRVTDPWFTTRRRILSLAARTRALLGAPAGAATLRLDGAQLGAGYGHDTTAAATARVRLAERGILLDATYSAKACAAVRSLAGSFRHVCFWHTFDPSLVAPPMDHPVLRDAHRYAESLWPPPTST, translated from the coding sequence GTGACCCTCCCCCTCGAGGCCCACCTCCGCCGGCCGCTCGTGCGGCGCCCGCTGGCGCGGCTCCCCTCGCCGCTGGAATCGCACCCCGCCCTCGCCGCGGAGTGCGGCCTCGCCTCCTTCCTGGTCAAGCGCGACGACCTGGCCGGCGGCAACAAGCGGCGCGCCCTGGAGTGGCTGCTCCCCGCGGCGGGCCCCGCCCTGGTGACGATGGGCGCCTACGGCTCCACCTGGTGCGCCGCGCTCGCCGCCGCCACCGGCGGCACCGGGCAGCGGGCGGAGGTGGCGCTCTTTCCCCAGCCCTGGTCGGCCGCGGTGGCGGGGGCGCTCGGCACCACGGTGGCCGGCGCGGGGGTGCACCTGGCCGCCCGCCGCTGGCAGCTGCCCCTGGCGGTGGCCCGCGCCTGGCGCGCCGCGCGGCGGCACGGGCCCGTCACCTGGCTGCCGGCCGGCGGCGCCACCCCGCTGGGGGTGCTCGGCAGCGTCAACGCGCTGCTCGAGTGCGCCGGCCAGCTCACCGCGGAGGGCTTTCCCCGCCCCGAGGCGATCGTCGTGCCCTACGGCTCCGGCGGCACCGCCGCCGGCCTGCTGGTGGGGGCGGGCCTGCTGGGCTGGCCGGTGACCATCGTGGCGGTGCGGGTCACCGACCCCTGGTTCACCACCCGGCGGCGCATCCTGTCACTGGCCGCGCGCACCCGCGCGCTGCTGGGCGCGCCGGCCGGCGCCGCCACGCTGCGCCTCGATGGCGCGCAGCTCGGCGCCGGCTACGGCCACGACACCACCGCGGCGGCGACCGCCCGCGTCCGCCTGGCCGAACGGGGCATCCTGCTCGATGCCACCTACAGCGCCAAGGCCTGCGCCGCGGTGCGGAGCCTCGCCGGTTCCTTCCGGCATGTCTGCTTCTGGCATACCTTTGACCCGTCGCTCGTGGCGCCCCCGATGGACCACCCGGTGCTGCGGGACGCGCACCGCTACGCGGAGTCGCTTTGGCCTCCCCCGACATCGACCTGA
- a CDS encoding DUF59 domain-containing protein, producing the protein MQTPETVRKALRGVKDPELNLNVVDIGLIYDITVSEDGDVHVNMTLTSPGCPSGPEIVGDVKRAIEDLEGVKAVSVEIVWEPYWTPERMDPRIRAFLGG; encoded by the coding sequence ATGCAGACACCAGAGACGGTCCGGAAGGCACTCCGTGGGGTCAAGGATCCGGAGCTCAACCTCAACGTGGTCGACATCGGCCTGATCTACGACATCACCGTGAGCGAGGACGGGGACGTGCACGTCAACATGACGCTCACCTCCCCCGGCTGTCCCTCCGGCCCCGAGATCGTGGGCGACGTGAAGCGCGCCATCGAGGACCTCGAGGGCGTGAAGGCGGTCAGTGTCGAGATTGTCTGGGAGCCGTACTGGACGCCCGAACGGATGGACCCGCGGATCCGGGCGTTCCTGGGGGGATGA
- a CDS encoding alpha/beta fold hydrolase → MASPDIDLTVYPDECDAYGHLNQASFIALFERARWETLARGPGMDFFTRQGAWPAVRKSVVEYHAPAFPGDVIRFSQVLVHLGRTSFTLRQTARRLRDDALIATAELVFVCVDAQGRPVPVPEALSQVMADKPLAGNLRRVAVNGVNLAVDVRGQGPAVLFIHGYPLDHSIWDYPLAHLEGWLRIAPDLRGMGQSDAPDLGYSMATYAEDLLALLDTLGVERVVLCGLSMGGYVAFEMLRRAHERVRGMVLMDTRSEADTLEGRKARDAAAALAREGGARAIADAMLPKMLAPAAATENPALVERVRKMMEATPVSGILGALGALRDRPDSTQDLPLLTRTPTLVVVGEQDQITPKDGAQAMTTAIPGARLAVVPGAGHLTPMERPEATAALLADFLTGLGLHS, encoded by the coding sequence TTGGCCTCCCCCGACATCGACCTGACGGTCTACCCCGACGAATGTGATGCATACGGGCACCTCAACCAGGCGTCGTTCATCGCCCTGTTCGAGCGCGCCCGGTGGGAGACCCTGGCCCGGGGTCCCGGCATGGACTTCTTCACCCGCCAGGGCGCCTGGCCCGCGGTGCGGAAGTCGGTGGTGGAGTACCACGCCCCCGCCTTTCCCGGCGACGTGATCCGCTTCTCCCAGGTGCTGGTGCACCTGGGCCGCACCAGCTTCACCCTGCGGCAGACCGCGCGGCGGCTGCGCGACGACGCGCTGATCGCCACGGCGGAGCTGGTGTTCGTGTGCGTGGACGCGCAGGGCCGGCCGGTGCCGGTGCCCGAGGCGCTGTCCCAGGTGATGGCCGACAAGCCGCTCGCCGGCAACCTGCGGCGGGTGGCGGTCAACGGCGTGAACCTGGCCGTGGACGTGCGGGGCCAGGGGCCCGCGGTGCTGTTCATCCACGGCTACCCGCTCGACCACTCGATCTGGGACTACCCGCTGGCGCACCTCGAGGGGTGGCTGCGGATCGCCCCGGACCTGCGGGGGATGGGGCAGTCGGACGCGCCCGACCTGGGCTACAGCATGGCCACCTACGCCGAGGACCTGCTGGCGCTGCTCGACACGCTGGGGGTGGAGCGGGTGGTGCTGTGCGGGCTCTCGATGGGCGGGTACGTGGCGTTCGAGATGCTGCGGCGGGCGCACGAGCGGGTGCGCGGGATGGTGCTGATGGACACGCGGTCGGAGGCCGACACGCTCGAGGGCCGCAAGGCGCGCGATGCCGCCGCGGCCCTGGCCCGCGAGGGGGGCGCCCGCGCCATCGCCGACGCCATGCTGCCGAAGATGCTGGCGCCGGCCGCCGCCACCGAGAACCCGGCGCTGGTGGAGCGGGTGCGGAAGATGATGGAGGCCACACCGGTGAGCGGCATCCTCGGCGCCCTCGGCGCCCTCCGCGACCGGCCCGACAGCACCCAGGACCTCCCCCTCCTGACCCGGACTCCCACGCTGGTGGTAGTTGGGGAGCAGGACCAGATCACCCCCAAGGACGGCGCCCAGGCCATGACCACCGCCATCCCCGGGGCGCGGCTGGCCGTGGTGCCGGGCGCCGGCCACCTCACCCCGATGGAGCGGCCCGAGGCGACGGCCGCGCTGCTGGCCGATTTCCTGACCGGCCTGGGGCTCCACAGCTAG
- a CDS encoding serine hydrolase: MRRWVATIAMALLPAALGAQQYRVADSIIESGIRRGIYPGAVLVVGGRAGIRYQRGYGHLTWSAASPVPDPDSTRYDLASLTKVVGTMPAVARLVEEGKVALDAPVERYLPRFVGGTKHRVTVRMLLDHTSGLPAYLEFFRRTQSRDSAIALLYRTPLRRAPGATVEYSDLNFLLLGLLVEAVSGEPLERVVPRVVLGPAGMTHTGYGVPAAARERTAPTGQYRGRPVCCTVNDQNAARFGGAAGHAGLFGTGADLARYLRLWLGEGELEGARVFSPATVRLFLSPGDSGATRLLGWERPPHRANGAGEPCPRPCDSAYGSGLSDAAFGHTGWTGTLLWADPARDLFVVFLTNRSYAPRLGNSIRALRGVRGALADALVRSAAP; encoded by the coding sequence ATGCGGCGGTGGGTGGCCACAATAGCGATGGCGCTGCTGCCGGCGGCGCTCGGGGCGCAGCAGTACCGGGTGGCGGACTCGATCATCGAGTCCGGCATCCGCCGTGGCATCTATCCCGGCGCCGTGCTCGTGGTGGGGGGGCGTGCGGGCATCCGCTACCAGAGGGGCTACGGCCACCTCACCTGGTCGGCGGCGTCGCCGGTGCCCGATCCCGACTCCACCCGCTACGACCTGGCCAGCCTCACCAAGGTGGTGGGGACGATGCCGGCGGTGGCGCGGCTGGTGGAGGAGGGGAAGGTGGCGCTGGATGCGCCGGTGGAGCGGTACCTGCCGCGGTTTGTCGGTGGGACAAAGCATCGCGTCACCGTCCGCATGCTCCTCGACCACACCTCCGGCCTCCCCGCCTACCTCGAGTTCTTCCGCCGCACCCAGAGCCGCGACAGCGCCATCGCCCTGCTCTACCGCACCCCGCTGCGCCGCGCGCCCGGCGCCACGGTGGAATACAGCGACCTCAACTTCCTGCTGCTCGGACTGCTGGTGGAGGCGGTGAGCGGCGAGCCGCTGGAGCGCGTCGTGCCCCGCGTGGTGCTGGGGCCAGCCGGGATGACGCACACCGGCTACGGGGTGCCGGCCGCGGCCCGGGAGCGGACCGCGCCCACGGGGCAGTATCGCGGGCGGCCGGTCTGCTGCACCGTCAACGACCAGAACGCGGCGCGGTTCGGCGGCGCGGCGGGGCATGCGGGGCTGTTCGGGACGGGGGCGGACCTGGCGCGCTACCTCCGGCTCTGGCTGGGCGAGGGGGAACTGGAGGGGGCGCGCGTCTTCTCGCCGGCCACCGTGCGGCTCTTCCTCTCCCCCGGTGATTCCGGCGCCACCCGGCTCCTCGGCTGGGAGCGCCCGCCCCACCGCGCCAACGGCGCCGGCGAGCCCTGCCCCAGGCCCTGCGACTCCGCCTACGGCTCCGGACTCTCCGACGCCGCCTTCGGCCACACCGGCTGGACCGGCACCCTCCTCTGGGCCGACCCCGCGCGCGACCTCTTCGTGGTGTTCCTCACCAACCGGAGCTACGCCCCGCGCCTCGGGAATTCCATCCGCGCCCTGCGCGGCGTCCGCGGGGCCCTCGCCGACGCGCTCGTCCGTTCCGCGGCGCCGTAA
- a CDS encoding ribonuclease D — translation MTDAGAAGDLYLDTQPAVDAFVGGLRDAPLLAVDTEAASFHRYRDRIYLIQLSTRDRTAVIDPVAVPDLAALGALLADPAIETLFHDADYDLRILHRDYGFTARNLFDTRIAAQLLNEPGIGLAALLEKYLGVTLDKKYQRADWSVRPLIPEMLAYAADDTRYLAQLRDILKDQLTAIGRWHWAEEEFQLLEQVRWSVNGPPEEAYLRLKGARTLRGHQLAVLRELFAWREGVAGQLDRAPFRVLMNDAMLSIAKAMPADETALKELKALSPDQLRRRGADLLAAVARGVAAPADSIPVFERGRRMAPDLAYEARLERLKAVRNQAAEALPLAPGVLCANGILEAIARLEPKAVADLAQVEGMRRWQVEVLGKALVGT, via the coding sequence GTGACTGACGCCGGCGCCGCGGGCGACCTCTACCTCGACACCCAGCCGGCGGTCGATGCCTTCGTCGGCGGGCTGCGCGATGCCCCGCTCCTGGCGGTGGACACCGAGGCGGCGAGCTTCCACCGCTATCGCGACCGCATCTACCTGATCCAGCTCTCCACCCGGGACCGCACCGCCGTCATCGACCCGGTGGCGGTGCCGGACCTCGCGGCCCTCGGCGCCCTGCTGGCCGACCCCGCCATCGAGACCCTGTTCCACGACGCCGACTACGACCTCCGCATCCTGCACCGCGACTACGGCTTCACCGCGCGCAACCTGTTCGACACCCGGATCGCGGCCCAGCTGCTCAACGAACCCGGCATCGGGCTCGCCGCGCTGCTCGAGAAGTACCTCGGCGTCACCCTCGACAAGAAGTACCAGCGCGCCGACTGGTCGGTGCGGCCGCTCATCCCCGAGATGCTGGCCTACGCCGCCGACGACACCCGCTACCTGGCGCAGCTCCGCGACATCCTCAAGGACCAGCTGACCGCCATCGGGCGGTGGCACTGGGCGGAGGAGGAGTTCCAGCTGCTGGAGCAGGTGCGCTGGAGCGTGAACGGACCGCCGGAGGAGGCGTACCTGCGCCTCAAGGGCGCGCGGACGCTGCGCGGCCACCAGCTCGCGGTGCTGCGCGAGCTCTTCGCGTGGCGGGAGGGCGTGGCCGGCCAGCTCGACCGGGCGCCGTTCCGGGTGCTGATGAACGACGCCATGCTCAGCATCGCCAAGGCGATGCCGGCCGACGAGACGGCGCTCAAGGAGCTCAAGGCCCTCTCGCCCGACCAGCTGCGGCGCCGGGGCGCCGACCTGCTGGCCGCGGTGGCGCGCGGCGTCGCGGCGCCGGCCGACAGCATCCCGGTGTTCGAGCGGGGGCGGCGGATGGCGCCCGACCTGGCCTACGAGGCGCGGCTGGAGCGGCTCAAGGCGGTGCGCAACCAGGCGGCGGAGGCGCTGCCGCTGGCGCCGGGGGTGCTGTGCGCCAACGGGATCCTCGAGGCCATCGCGCGGCTGGAGCCGAAGGCCGTGGCCGACCTGGCGCAGGTGGAGGGGATGCGGCGGTGGCAGGTGGAGGTGCTGGGGAAGGCGCTGGTCGGGACCTGA